A region of Cucumis melo cultivar AY chromosome 2, USDA_Cmelo_AY_1.0, whole genome shotgun sequence DNA encodes the following proteins:
- the LOC127148168 gene encoding extensin-2-like — translation MFSAITLCLLATTVVAGKDTYVYASPPPPPSPYYYSSPPPPMKSPPPPSPYYYKSPPPPSPSPPPPYVYSSPPPPSPSPPPPYIYKSPPPPSPSPPPPYVYKSPPPPSPSPPPPYVYKSPPPPSPSPPPPYVYKSPPPPSPSPPPPYVYKSPPPPSPSPPPPYVYKSPPPPSPSPPPPYVYKSPPPPSPSPPPPYVYKSPPPPSPSPPPPYYYKSPPPPSPSPPPPYYYKSPPPPSPSPPPPYVYKSPPPPRERPEAPEYRKSPPHPYVYKSPPPPSPSPPPPYIYKSPPPPSPSPPPPYVYKSPPPPSLSPPPPYVYKSPPPPSTSPPPPYVYKSPPPPSPSPPPPYYYKSPPPPSPSPPPPYYYKSPPPPSSSPPPPYVYKSPPPPRERPEAPEYRKSPPHPYVYKSPPPPSPSPPPPYIYKSPPPPSPSPPPPYVYKSPPPPSLSPPPPYVYKSPPPPSTSPPPPYVYKSPPPPSPSPPPPYYYKSPPPPSPSPPPPYYYKSPPPPSSSPPPPYVYKSPPPPRERPEAPEYRKSPPHPYVYKSPPPPSPSPPPPYIYKSPPPPSPSPPPPYVYKSPPPPSPSPPPPYVYKSPPLPSPSPPPPYVYKSPPPPSPSPPPPYVYKSPPPPSPSPPPPYVYKSPPPPSPSPPPPYVYKSPPPPSPSPPPPYIYKSPPPPSPSPPPPYVYKSPPPPSPSPPPPYVYKSPPPPSPSPPPPYVYKSPPPPSPSPPPPYIYKSPPPPSPSPPPPYVYKSPPPPSSSPPPPYVYKSPPPPSPSPPPPYVYKSPPPPSPSPPPSYVYKSPPPPSPSPPPPYVYKSPPPPSSSPPPPYVYKSPPPPYVYKSPPPPSPSPPPPYVYKSPPPPSPSPPPPYVYKSPPPPSPSPPPPYVYKSPPPPSPPPYIYKSPPPPSSSPPPPYVYKSPPPPTSSPPPPYVYKSPPPPSPSPPPPYVYKSPPPPSPSPPPPYIYKSPPPPSPSPPPPYVYKSPPPPSPSPPPPYYYKSPPPPSPSPPPPYVYKSPPPPSPSPPPPYYYNSPPPPSPSPPPPYLYKSPPPPSPSPYIYKSPPPPSPSPPHPYY, via the coding sequence ATGTTTTCTGCCATCACATTATGTCTTCTTGCTACTACAGTAGTGGCTGGAAAAGACACTTATGTTTATGcatcaccaccaccaccaccatctCCTTATTATTATAGTTCACCACCTCCGCCAATGAAATCTCCACCACCACCATCACCGTATTATTACAAATCTCCACCACCTCCCTCACCTTCACCACCTCCCCCTTATGTCTATAGCTCACCTCCTCCACCTTCTCCATCACCGCCACCTCCATACATTTACAAATCACCACCTCCACCATCACCTTCACCTCCACCTCCATATGTCTATAAGTCTCCTCCTCCACCATCTCCATCTCCACCACCTCCATATGTTTACAAATCTCCTCCACCTCCATCACCTTCTCCTCCACCTCCATATGTCTACAAGTCTCCTCCTCCACCTTCTCCATCCCCACCACCTCCATATGTTTACAAATCTCCCCCACCGCCATCTCCATCTCCACCACCTCCATACGTTTACAAATCTCCTCCACCACCATCACCATCTCCTCCACCTCCATATGTCTATAAATCTCCTCCTCCACCTTCTCCATCTCCACCACCTCCATATGTCTATAAATCTCCTCCTCCACCGTCACCATCTCCACCTCCACCATACTATTACAAATCACCACCTCCCCCATCACCTTCTCCTCCACCTCCTTATTACTACAAGTCTCCACCTCCACCATCCCCTTCCCCACCACCACCTTATGTATATAAATCACCACCTCCTCCCCGTGAGAGACCAGAAGCACCAGAGTACCGAAAATCTCCACCTCATCCGTATGTTTATAAATCTCCCCCACCACCATCACCGTCTCCACCACCCCCATACATTTATAAATCTCCTCCACCACCATCACCTTCTCCTCCACCTCCATATGTCTATAAGTCTCCTCCTCCGCCATCTCTATCTCCACCACCTCCATATGTTTACAAATCTCCTCCACCGCCATCAACTTCTCCTCCACCTCCATATGTCTATAAATCTCCTCCTCCACCGTCACCATCTCCACCTCCACCATACTATTACAAATCACCACCTCCTCCATCACCTTCTCCTCCACCTCCTTATTACTACAAGTCTCCACCTCCACCATCCTCTTCCCCACCACCACCTTATGTATACAAATCACCACCTCCTCCCCGTGAGAGACCAGAAGCACCAGAGTACCGAAAATCTCCACCTCATCCGTATGTTTATAAATCTCCCCCACCACCATCACCGTCTCCACCACCCCCATACATTTATAAATCTCCTCCACCACCATCACCTTCTCCTCCACCTCCATATGTCTATAAGTCTCCTCCTCCGCCATCTCTATCTCCACCACCTCCATATGTTTACAAATCTCCTCCACCGCCATCAACTTCTCCTCCACCTCCATATGTCTATAAATCTCCTCCTCCACCGTCACCATCTCCACCTCCACCATACTATTACAAATCACCACCTCCTCCATCACCTTCTCCTCCACCTCCTTATTACTACAAGTCTCCACCTCCACCATCCTCTTCCCCACCACCACCTTATGTATACAAATCACCACCTCCTCCCCGTGAGAGACCAGAAGCACCAGAGTACCGAAAATCTCCACCTCATCCGTATGTTTATAAATCTCCCCCACCACCATCACCGTCTCCACCACCCCCATACATTTATAAATCTCCTCCACCACCATCACCTTCTCCTCCACCTCCATATGTCTATAAGTCTCCTCCTCCGCCATCTCCATCTCCACCACCTCCATATGTTTACAAATCTCCTCCACTGCCATCACCTTCTCCTCCACCTCCATATGTCTATAAATCTCCTCCTCCACCGTCTCCATCTCCACCACCTCCATATGTTTACAAATCTCCTCCACCACCATCACCATCTCCACCACCTCCTTATGTCTATAAGTCTCCCCCTCCACCATCTCCATCCCCACCACCTCCATACGTTTACAAATCACCGCCACCACCATCCCCATCTCCACCACCTCCATACATTTACAAATCTCCTCCACCACCATCTCCATCTCCACCACCTCCATATGTTTACAAATCTCCTCCACCGCCATCACCTTCTCCTCCACCTCCATATGTCTATAAGTCTCCTCCTCCACCCTCTCCATCCCCACCACCTCCATATGTTTACAAATCTCCTCCTCCACCATCTCCATCTCCACCACCTCCATACATTTACAAATCTCCTCCACCACCATCACCTTCTCCTCCACCTCCATATGTGTATAAGTCTCCTCCTCCACCATCTTCATCTCCACCACCTCCATATGTTTACAAATCTCCTCCACCACCATCTCCATCTCCACCACCTCCATACGTTTATAAATCTCCTCCACCACCATCACCTTCTCCACCACCTTCATATGTCTATAAGTCTCCTCCTCCACCTTCTCCATCCCCACCACCTCCATACGTTTACAAATCACCCCCACCACCATCTTCATCTCCACCACCTCCATACGTTTACAAATCTCCTCCACCTCCATATGTCTATAAGTCTCCTCCTCCACCATCTCCATCTCCACCACCTCCATATGTTTACAAATCTCCTCCACCTCCATCACCTTCTCCTCCACCTCCATATGTCTATAAGTCTCCACCTCCACCGTCTCCATCTCCACCACCTCCATATGTTTACAAATCTCCTCCACCACCCTCACCACCTCCTTATATCTATAAGTCTCCCCCTCCACCATCTTCATCACCTCCTCCTCCATATGTTTACAAATCACCTCCACCACCAACCTCATCTCCACCACCTCCTTATGTCTATAAGTCTCCCCCACCGCCGTCTCCATCTCCACCGCCTCCATATGTTTACAAATCTCCCCCGCCACCATCTCCATCTCCACCACCTCCTTATATTTATAAGTCTCCTCCTCCACCATCACCATCTCCTCCACCTCCATATGTTTACAAATCTCCTCCTCCACCTTCTCCGTCACCTCCTCCTCCATACTACTATAAGTCTCCTCCTCCACCATCTCCATCACCACCTCCCCCCTATGTTTACAAATCTCCTCCACCTCCTTCTCCTTCACCACCTCCACCGTACTACTATAACTCACCACCTCCACCGTCTCCATCACCACCTCCTCCATATCTTTACAAATCTCCACCACCACCTTCACCATCTCCTTACATTTATAAATCCCCACCCCCTCCATCTCCATCACCACCACACCCATATTATTGA
- the LOC103492041 gene encoding E3 ubiquitin-protein ligase BIG BROTHER-like, producing MSWNNTPQTEVHHVNTNYPYNTAGSFLEYFEGLTYEHVNFIFSGASHSQENVYPPLNSNFYKFGFSDFGSPSYYNPPQAYRMHDHEPIIYEHRRLENSATQPNLQSTVNPEFEEITNTIAFDNHVECPRRHHNSHDFQVVWQDNVDPDNMTYEELLELGETVGTQSRGLSQELIALLPISKYKYGFFSRKKSRGDRCVICQMEYKRGDRRITLPCKHIYHAGCGTKWLSINKACPICYTEVFGDTSKR from the exons ATGAGTTGGAACAACACGCCGCAGACAGAAGTTCATCATGTTAACACCAATTATCCTTATAACACTGCCGGAAGTTTTCTGGAATACTTTGAAGGACTTACCTACGAACAtgtaaatttcattttttcggGTGCTTCACATTCTCAG GAGAATGTTTATCCTCCACTGAATTCAAACTTTTACAAGTTTGGGTTTTCAGATTTTGGGAGTCCTTCCTATTACAACCCACCTCAAGCTTATAGGATGCATGATCACGAGCCCATAATTTATGAACATAGAAGGCTAGAAAATTCTGCAACTCAGCCTAATTTACAGAGTACCGTAAATCCTGAATTTGAAGAAATTACAAATACTATAGCATTTGACAACCATGTAGAAT GTCCAAGGAGACACCATAATTCACATGATTTTCAG GTTGTTTGGCAAGACAATGTAGATCCTGATAATATGACTTACGAG GAATTACTAGAGTTGGGTGAGACAGTTGGAACTCAAAGTCGAGGTCTATCTCAAGAATTGATCGCTTTGCTTCCGATATCAAAGTACAAATATGGTTTCTTCTCAAGGAAAAAGTCACGAGGAGACCG ATGTGTGATATGCCAGATGGAATATAAACGAGGTGATCGGCGGATCACTCTGCCGTGCAAACATATCTACCATGCTGGTTGTGGAACCAAATGGCTTAGCATCAACAAG GCTTGCCCCATATGTTACACAGAGGTGTTTGGTGATACTTCAAAACGCTAA